Below is a window of Halarcobacter anaerophilus DNA.
TCGTTTAATATATAGAGATAATAACAATTCTCAAAATCATAACAAGGAAAGAAAATGAATCTAAAAAAGAAGGTATTTGTTGCCTCTTCTTTAGCGTTAGCTTTTAGTATGAACTTATTTGGCGATGAAGTATATACTATAAAAGACAAAACTCTAAAAGAGGCTTTGGAGATTATATCGAAAAAATCAAATTTATCATATATTGCAAATGATAAATTACTTGAAACACGGAAGATCAACAATATTGAAAATATCGAAGGTACTCAGAAAGCTTTGGATAAATTGTTGCAAGGAACCGGACTAAAAGCTATTATAAAAAATGAAGCAATAGTTATAGTAAAAAGTGAAGCAAAGAACTCTTCTAAAAATGGAAATGATTTAGGAAAAATAGATGTAGTAGCAAACTCAGAAATAACGGAAGGTACAGGTTCATATACCCTTGGTTCAACAAGTACGGCTACAAATCTAAGTATGTCTTTAAAAGAGACACCTCAATCTATAAGTGTAATAACAAGACAAAGAATAGATGACCAAAGCTTAAATAGTATTACCGATGTCCTACAACAAATGCCCGGAATAAGTGTACAAAGTATAGGAAATGGAAGATCGACTATTTATTCCCGCGGCGGTTATGCAATTACAAATTATCAATTAGACGGAATACCAACTTATACAAATTCTCGTACACAAAATGCTTCTCAAGGTTTAGCCGATATGGCTGTATATGATCATATAGAAGTAATAAGAGGTGCAACAGGGTTGATGACGGGAGCAGGTGATCCTTCCGGAACTATTAATATGATAAGAAAAAAACCTACAAAAGATACTCAAGCAAGTATGGAAGTAACAGTTGGTTCTTGGGATTTATACCGTGCGCAACTTGATATATCGGGTTCTTTAAATAAAAATGGAACGATAAGAGGAAGAGTAGTAAGCGCATATCAAGAAAATGAGAGTAAAAAAGATTATTTTGAAGAAGAGAAGAAGATATTTTACGGTGTAGTTGAAGCAGATATTACGGATACTACACTTTTAAGTGTAGGTGTTGATTATCAGGAGTACAAACCTACTGGATCCTCTTCTACGGGATTTCCTCTTTTTTATAGTGATGGTTCACAAACAAATTTTTCAAGATCATTAAATCCTGGAGCAAAATGGTCTTATGATAATAAAGAGACTTATAATATTTTTGCAACATTACAGCAAGAACTTATAAATGACTGGAGATTAAAAGTTTCAACTAATTATTTACATACAGATAGAGAATTTTATGGAGCAACTGCTGCATGGGGACTTTTAGATAAAAATACGGGAGATGGTATAGCTCTTTATGGTGGTGCTGGAGATGCTGAACAAACCCAAAAGGGTTTTGATATAAATATAGACGGTACATATAAACTTTTTAATAGAGAACATGAACTAGTTCTTGGTTATAGCTATTTTAAATATGATAATACACATTCTCCTTTATCTGGAACAAATGTTGAAGGGAATCCTATTAACTATTATAATTGGGGAAATAATCCATCGAAACCTGATACAAAAAACGGTAAACTCTATGATTGGGATCATGTGATTATCCAAAAAGGTACTTATTTAGCAACAAGATTTCATCCAAGTGATGATTTATCTCTTATTTTAGGAGGAAGATTTTCCGATTATGAATATGATGATAAATGGGATTATCCAGTATATTCAAGTAGTAATAGTAAAGAAAATTATGATGAAACAGCATTTACCCCATATGCAGGAATTGTTTATGATATAAATGAGGAACACTCAATTTATATAAGTTATACAAGTGTATTTGAACCACAAAATTCTAAAGATAAAAATGGAAGTACATTAGACCCAAGAGAGGGGAATAATTATGAAATCGGATATAAAAATGAACTATTTGGCGGTGCTTTAAACAGTAGTATTGCCGTTTATAGAATAGAGCAGGATAATTTAGCCGTTGCAGATACGGGAAATTATATTCCAGGTACAACTGATGCTGCATATAAAGCTATAGATGGTGCAGTTACCAAAGGTTTGGATCTTGAAATAACAGGAGAGATAAATTCAAATTGGAATCTACAAGCAAGTTATACTTATAGTAAAACAGAAGATCAAAATAATGAACGAATAAAAACAACTTACCCAAGACATATGGTAAAACTTTGGACAACCTATAATCTTGATAAATTAACTTTAGGCGGTGGTGTAAACTGGCAAAGTAAAATATATTTTGACACAACTTCTTGGCAATATCCAAATATGAAATTCCATGCAGAACAAAAAGCCTATGCAGTTGCAAATGCAATGGCAAGATATAAGATTAGCAAAGATTTATCTGCTACATTAAATATCAATAATGTTTTTGATAAAAAATATTTAAGTTCTATAGAAGATACCTTTTTAACAGGAGAATACGGTAATTCTAGAAATTTTATATTTTCTTTAAAATATACATTTTAAACTATAAAGAGACTTTTGTCTCTTTATAACTTATTTATTATCTATCTTATCTCTTGGTACAAATTCTAAAACAGTAGCATTTATACAAAATCTTCTATGCCCGAATTCATCAAAAACATGACCTAGATGAATTCCGCTTTTTTTAGCAATAACTTCAACTCTGTTCATTCCGTAACTATAATCAGGTTTTTCTATTGTTGCGCCGTCAACAGCTTTGTAAAAACTAAGCCAGCCTGTTTTTGAATTAAATCTGTCTTTTGTATCAAAAAGTATATCTCCTGAGACTTTATCAATAAAAACACCATCAGGAGTATTTTTAAAAATATCATACTGTTTGCAAAATCTTGAATCGGTATTTTTATTAAAAGCTACATTATAGCTTTCTGTATTTTCCCCAAGTTTAAAGGCTCCTAATTGTTCATAAAACTCTTTTTCATTTAGATATCCTTTATGACTGAAAATCTCTTTGCCATTTTCAATAAAAAGTATAATAGGCGTTACATCAAGTTTTGTTTTTATATCAAAATCTTTTAGCTGTTTTTCTAAAACTGTTCTAAGTGGAATTGTCCCTTTGTAATTTGAACTTACCTCTTTTTCAAACTTCTCACAATAAGGGCAAAATCCTTCAGCTTTTATAACAAGAATCTCTTTGCCTTTTAAAGGTGTGATAAAATCTTTTGTAAGTTGTTTCTTTTTCTCAAACTTTACGCCTGTTGCATGATTCGGACAATAACCGTTTGGATTTTTTTCTAAATAGTCTTGATGATAATTCTCAGCTTCGTAAAATTTTTGCAAAGGTTTGATTTGAGTTACGATTTTGCCGAATCCATGTTCTTCTAAAAGGGTTTGATATTTAGCTTTTGTAGAATAAGCTATATTTTTTTGATTTTCATTTGTATAAAAGATAGCACTTCTGTAGTTGTTCCCTACATCATTGCCTTGACGATTTAATTGCGTTGGGTCATGTATTTGCCAAAAAGACTTTATAAGTTTGTCTGCATTTGTTTTGCTTGTATCAAATTTTACAAGAACACCTTCTGTGTAATTTATAATATTTAAATTGTTGTTTTGAGGAAGCTTTCTGTATTTTAAAACCTTTTCATATGTGGGATTTGCATAATTTCCTCCCACATATCCTGATTTTACATCTACGACACCGTTTAAATTTTCAAAATGTTTTTCAACTCCCCAAAAGCAGCCCGCTGCAAATACAATTTCAGCTATCATAATAAATCCTTAAAATTCTTTATTTGTATTATAATATTTCAATGTGTAGAGAAGGTAAATATTAATTTTTAAAAACAAACTCTTAAAAAAACTCATCCTTGCCCCATTGCAGCATTTGTAGCAAATATAATAATAGCTGTCGCAAATAGCAAAATAAAAAAAACAATTAAGAGTTTATAAACTGAAAATTCAAAAGTAAGGCTCTCTTTGTTTTTACTTTTTATAGCGTTTTTTTTGCTGCAAAAATAGAATAAAACAGTTGCCAGCAAAATACTTACTATTTCTATAATAAAAAGTGCTATGGGCATATCTGTTTTACTTGTCGGGAAAATTTTAAATAGATCAAGAAAATAGACTAGAATATAAAGTAGTGCTATGATTTTACTCATTAATAAAGAATAGCTTTTTTTCTTTATTACTAAAAAAGCGACAACAAAACTTACAATTCCCAAAGCAGTAAGAAAAATATTAAATAAACTTAAAATCTCCACACTATAATGGGAAAAATCTCTTGTTTCAACAGGTCCTCCGGGAACTAATATCGTTAATAATATAGAAAGAGTTATTAATAATATTGATATTATATAGTTGTTTTTCATATTGTTCCTTTTTTAACTATAAAACAGCTTTATACCAAATTTTTGAAAAAGATACTATAGCAGGAGTTATCTCCTCCTCTTTAAAACATCCAAACCCGATATTTATCACTTCGTCTTTTAAACTAGAATCAAAGTGAACGGGATATATTTTTATTAGATTCTCTTCTAAAAGATTTTGAAGCATATTCATATCTATTTTAACGGTAGGTTTGATTAATATAGCTAAACCGCTTCCTTCTCTTACTATTTTAACGCTCTCTTTTAGATAAGTTTGAATAGCTTTTTTCATAAGTTCATGTTTCTTTTTATTTAAGGTTCTCATTTTTCTTATATGTTTATCCCAAAAGCCTTC
It encodes the following:
- a CDS encoding TonB-dependent siderophore receptor, which gives rise to MNLKKKVFVASSLALAFSMNLFGDEVYTIKDKTLKEALEIISKKSNLSYIANDKLLETRKINNIENIEGTQKALDKLLQGTGLKAIIKNEAIVIVKSEAKNSSKNGNDLGKIDVVANSEITEGTGSYTLGSTSTATNLSMSLKETPQSISVITRQRIDDQSLNSITDVLQQMPGISVQSIGNGRSTIYSRGGYAITNYQLDGIPTYTNSRTQNASQGLADMAVYDHIEVIRGATGLMTGAGDPSGTINMIRKKPTKDTQASMEVTVGSWDLYRAQLDISGSLNKNGTIRGRVVSAYQENESKKDYFEEEKKIFYGVVEADITDTTLLSVGVDYQEYKPTGSSSTGFPLFYSDGSQTNFSRSLNPGAKWSYDNKETYNIFATLQQELINDWRLKVSTNYLHTDREFYGATAAWGLLDKNTGDGIALYGGAGDAEQTQKGFDINIDGTYKLFNREHELVLGYSYFKYDNTHSPLSGTNVEGNPINYYNWGNNPSKPDTKNGKLYDWDHVIIQKGTYLATRFHPSDDLSLILGGRFSDYEYDDKWDYPVYSSSNSKENYDETAFTPYAGIVYDINEEHSIYISYTSVFEPQNSKDKNGSTLDPREGNNYEIGYKNELFGGALNSSIAVYRIEQDNLAVADTGNYIPGTTDAAYKAIDGAVTKGLDLEITGEINSNWNLQASYTYSKTEDQNNERIKTTYPRHMVKLWTTYNLDKLTLGGGVNWQSKIYFDTTSWQYPNMKFHAEQKAYAVANAMARYKISKDLSATLNINNVFDKKYLSSIEDTFLTGEYGNSRNFIFSLKYTF
- the msrA gene encoding peptide-methionine (S)-S-oxide reductase MsrA, with product MIAEIVFAAGCFWGVEKHFENLNGVVDVKSGYVGGNYANPTYEKVLKYRKLPQNNNLNIINYTEGVLVKFDTSKTNADKLIKSFWQIHDPTQLNRQGNDVGNNYRSAIFYTNENQKNIAYSTKAKYQTLLEEHGFGKIVTQIKPLQKFYEAENYHQDYLEKNPNGYCPNHATGVKFEKKKQLTKDFITPLKGKEILVIKAEGFCPYCEKFEKEVSSNYKGTIPLRTVLEKQLKDFDIKTKLDVTPIILFIENGKEIFSHKGYLNEKEFYEQLGAFKLGENTESYNVAFNKNTDSRFCKQYDIFKNTPDGVFIDKVSGDILFDTKDRFNSKTGWLSFYKAVDGATIEKPDYSYGMNRVEVIAKKSGIHLGHVFDEFGHRRFCINATVLEFVPRDKIDNK